From a single Apostichopus japonicus isolate 1M-3 chromosome 12, ASM3797524v1, whole genome shotgun sequence genomic region:
- the LOC139977971 gene encoding uncharacterized protein: MDSLPVDLDYAVTKTKIQLKLQKCRVALHHFPQRKYGRKQVQTGCSVLTTGLGRDMLLSNLPAALELPTTQRQRGLPVPGKGVHTWRSSCRLLEHEVDGQI, encoded by the exons ATGGACAGTCTTCCCGTAGATCTAGATTATGCAGTGACCAAGACCAAGATTCAACTCAAAC tacagaaatgcagggttgcactacaccatttcccacagaggaagtatggcagaaaacag GTACAAACTGGTTGTAGTGTACTGACCACAGGACTGGGAAGAGACATGCTGTTGAGCAATCTACCAGCTGCACTTGAACTGCCCACTACTCAGAGGCAGCGGGGGCTACCAGTTCCTGGGAAAGGCGTCCATACCTGGCGCTCATCCTGTA gATTACTGGAGCATGAAGTTGATGGACAAATTTAG